A region from the Microbacterium sp. NC79 genome encodes:
- a CDS encoding HAD domain-containing protein, translating into MPSSANQSQRGLLVLDVDGTVSRIFREEEHSLHQNESGWRSWMSVDDDVVDALDSLVESSQIDVAWLTTWPHDQVAWLVHEPLRGKLSGPYVPWQNWPKQGWRLQSLISYVREVKPSVVAWADDRAPEDAARRLTGMTEVPSFVVRPNKFVGLTLENVDKIATALDRFDDPGRA; encoded by the coding sequence GTGCCATCGTCAGCCAACCAATCCCAACGGGGGCTTCTCGTCCTCGACGTCGACGGAACTGTCTCTCGGATCTTCCGTGAAGAAGAGCACAGCCTGCATCAGAACGAGTCGGGATGGCGTTCGTGGATGAGCGTTGATGATGACGTGGTCGATGCACTCGACAGCCTCGTCGAGAGTTCTCAGATTGACGTTGCGTGGCTGACGACATGGCCTCACGATCAAGTCGCTTGGCTCGTGCACGAACCTCTTCGCGGCAAGCTTTCGGGCCCTTACGTGCCCTGGCAGAACTGGCCGAAGCAGGGCTGGCGATTGCAGAGTTTGATTTCATACGTACGCGAGGTGAAACCCTCGGTCGTGGCCTGGGCGGATGATCGTGCCCCAGAAGACGCTGCACGACGGCTGACTGGAATGACAGAGGTTCCTTCGTTCGTCGTGCGGCCCAACAAGTTCGTGGGTCTCACGCTCGAGAACGTCGACAAGATCGCAACTGCGCTCGACCGCTTCGATGATCCTGGCCGTGCTTGA
- a CDS encoding SulP family inorganic anion transporter: MTAVTPTRDSASRYRIEPTVMQALRSPRLLTREVLAGLVVALALIPEAIAFSIIAGVDPRVGLFSSFIMAVAIAFLGGRPAMITAATGAIALVIAPVAREYGMDYFIATVLLGGLIQIILALLGVAKLMRFIPRSVMVGFVNALAILIFTSQLPQLFDVPWLVYPLVAVGLLVMFLMPRITKVVPAPLVAIVLLTAAVVVFAWNVPNVGDQGELPQSLPELFIPNVALNLDTLQIIAPYALAMAVVGLLESLMTAKLVDDITDTHSRKTREALGQGAANILSGAFGGMGGCAMIGQTMINVKASGARTRISTFLAGVFLLVLILALGDVVAIIPMAALVAVMVVVSIATFDWHSIRWGTLKRMPKSETAVMLITVIATVWTHNLAVGVILGVIAAMIMFARRVAHFVSVTRLLSEDGATAHYAVDGELFFASSNDLTTQFEYAEDPATVVIDMSRSHVWDASTVAALDAIVTKYEHHGKNVTIEGLNDTAAAFHGRLTGNLGAGH; the protein is encoded by the coding sequence ATGACTGCCGTCACCCCCACCCGCGACTCTGCCTCGCGGTATCGCATCGAACCCACCGTCATGCAGGCGCTGCGCAGCCCGCGCCTGCTCACGCGCGAAGTACTCGCCGGCCTCGTCGTCGCACTCGCCTTGATTCCGGAGGCGATCGCGTTCTCGATCATCGCTGGCGTCGACCCGCGCGTCGGCCTGTTCTCATCCTTCATCATGGCGGTCGCGATCGCGTTCCTCGGCGGCCGCCCCGCGATGATCACCGCAGCGACCGGCGCGATCGCGCTCGTCATCGCGCCGGTCGCCCGCGAGTACGGCATGGACTACTTCATCGCCACTGTTCTTCTCGGCGGGCTCATCCAGATCATCCTCGCCCTCCTCGGCGTCGCCAAGCTGATGCGCTTCATCCCGCGATCGGTGATGGTCGGGTTCGTGAACGCCCTGGCGATCCTGATCTTCACGTCCCAACTTCCCCAGCTCTTCGACGTGCCCTGGCTGGTCTACCCGCTCGTGGCAGTCGGACTCCTGGTGATGTTCCTCATGCCGCGCATCACGAAGGTCGTCCCGGCGCCGCTCGTCGCGATCGTGCTGCTCACCGCTGCCGTCGTCGTCTTCGCCTGGAACGTCCCAAACGTGGGTGACCAGGGCGAGCTCCCCCAGAGCCTGCCCGAGCTGTTCATTCCGAACGTGGCGCTGAACCTGGATACTCTGCAGATCATCGCACCCTACGCTCTCGCCATGGCCGTCGTCGGCCTTCTCGAGTCGCTCATGACCGCGAAGCTCGTCGACGACATCACCGACACCCACTCGCGCAAGACCCGCGAGGCCCTCGGGCAAGGGGCCGCGAACATTCTCTCGGGAGCGTTCGGCGGCATGGGCGGTTGCGCGATGATCGGCCAGACCATGATCAACGTCAAGGCCTCCGGCGCACGCACCCGCATTTCAACCTTCCTCGCCGGAGTCTTCCTGCTCGTGCTTATCCTCGCTCTCGGCGACGTGGTGGCGATCATCCCCATGGCGGCGCTTGTTGCTGTCATGGTCGTCGTCTCGATCGCCACGTTTGACTGGCACAGCATCCGTTGGGGAACTCTCAAGCGGATGCCCAAGAGCGAGACCGCCGTGATGCTCATCACCGTCATTGCGACCGTCTGGACGCACAATCTCGCGGTCGGCGTCATCCTCGGTGTGATCGCTGCGATGATCATGTTCGCGCGTCGCGTCGCTCACTTCGTGAGCGTCACCCGACTGCTCAGTGAGGATGGTGCCACAGCGCACTACGCCGTCGACGGAGAACTGTTCTTCGCCTCCAGCAACGACCTCACCACGCAATTCGAGTACGCCGAGGACCCTGCCACCGTGGTCATCGACATGAGCCGATCTCACGTCTGGGATGCCTCCACGGTTGCTGCCCTCGATGCGATCGTCACCAAGTACGAACACCACGGGAAAAACGTCACCATCGAAGGCCTGAATGACACCGCGGCAGCCTTCCACGGCCGCCTCACCGGCAATCTCGGCGCCGGGCATTGA
- a CDS encoding signal peptidase II produces MTSSQNEARPPAARKLSSTRRWQLTGGALLIAVVVVLIDQGTKVWAEATLTERERIPLIGDLLGLQLAYNPGAAFSFGEDFTWVFALLAVAATVTAIVFAFRVQRRGWAIVVGALGGAAASHAGDRLFRDPGFARGHVVDFLAYGNWFIGNIADIVIFTAAIAGALLAIRNDTERKNET; encoded by the coding sequence ATGACCTCCTCCCAGAATGAGGCTCGCCCGCCCGCTGCGCGCAAGCTGTCGTCGACGCGGCGGTGGCAGCTCACTGGTGGAGCGCTCCTGATCGCCGTGGTTGTCGTCCTGATTGATCAGGGAACGAAAGTGTGGGCCGAAGCGACCCTCACCGAGCGTGAGCGCATCCCGCTGATCGGTGACCTGCTGGGTTTGCAGCTCGCCTATAACCCGGGAGCGGCATTCTCGTTCGGCGAAGACTTCACCTGGGTGTTCGCGCTGCTCGCTGTCGCCGCTACCGTCACAGCGATCGTGTTCGCGTTCCGAGTTCAACGCCGGGGGTGGGCCATCGTCGTCGGTGCGCTCGGTGGAGCCGCAGCATCACACGCAGGCGACCGTCTCTTCCGAGATCCTGGATTCGCCCGCGGACATGTCGTGGACTTCCTCGCCTACGGAAACTGGTTCATCGGGAACATCGCCGACATCGTGATCTTCACCGCTGCTATCGCCGGAGCCCTCCTGGCGATCCGCAACGACACCGAACGAAAGAACGAAACGTAG
- a CDS encoding arsenate reductase ArsC — translation MTDSTTTPSVLFVCVHNAGRSQMAAGFLRDIAGDRIEVRSAGSMPADQINPIAVEAMNELGIDITAEQPKVLTTEAVQASDVVITMGCGDACPFFPGKRYEDWKLDDPAGQGIDAVRPIRDDIRARIEQLVSELI, via the coding sequence ATGACTGACTCGACCACCACGCCCTCCGTCCTCTTCGTCTGTGTACACAACGCCGGCCGCTCTCAGATGGCTGCAGGGTTCCTCCGCGACATCGCCGGCGACCGCATCGAAGTCCGCTCAGCCGGCTCCATGCCCGCCGACCAGATCAACCCGATTGCCGTCGAGGCAATGAATGAACTCGGAATCGACATCACCGCAGAGCAACCCAAAGTGCTCACGACAGAAGCCGTGCAGGCATCCGACGTCGTCATCACCATGGGATGCGGCGATGCCTGCCCGTTCTTCCCCGGCAAGCGCTACGAGGACTGGAAGCTCGACGACCCGGCCGGACAGGGAATCGACGCCGTGCGTCCCATTCGTGATGACATCCGTGCGCGCATCGAACAGCTGGTGAGCGAACTGATCTGA
- a CDS encoding HNH endonuclease signature motif containing protein: MEETPQTPASQLRDAIAVFTRQTQEFHASGALALADDGEAIGIMTAAGDALRAAESLLIAGAGTIQQRSATADVAERLTTRLGCGSVSDVIQLTTRVAGATARKMLRVAQATTPNRSITTGEELPAALPALREALHDGAAGIDAAFTIVGALQPRGRILEPALVAIADQALSATVRGDEFDPATGETKTNATMPATADVIRIHATAWASAIDPDGAEPIEQAALRKRGVTLGTVRDGLVELHGLILPEGAEQIQRFFDAVGTPRHTRVSFSDSEHRPEHCACEDTKNCRCADDNVVDPRTAAQKGHDALVMAFTIAAASEDAPMLGGAAPTLLVMADETALATGHGTAFLPATGATVPLAAAHHAACAGTIQRVTLEDGRVTNISSPQRIFTSNQRRAISLRDGGCVIPGCQVPAAWCEIHHVDEHARGGETHTDNGVLLCWFHHRYLEISGWTIRMQEGVPEVRAPGWIDPTGRWRRNTTSSLRLTRRAHRLKQPPGTTGRRRTSAAPPEI; encoded by the coding sequence ATGGAAGAAACACCGCAGACCCCGGCATCGCAATTGCGCGATGCCATCGCGGTGTTCACTCGGCAGACGCAAGAATTCCACGCGTCCGGGGCGCTCGCGCTCGCTGATGATGGCGAGGCGATCGGCATCATGACGGCCGCCGGTGACGCCCTTCGCGCCGCCGAATCGCTTCTGATTGCGGGTGCCGGAACCATTCAGCAGCGCTCAGCGACGGCAGACGTTGCTGAGCGGCTCACCACCCGGCTTGGGTGTGGTTCCGTCTCCGACGTCATCCAACTCACGACTCGCGTCGCGGGGGCAACGGCGCGCAAGATGCTTCGCGTCGCGCAGGCAACGACGCCGAACCGTTCAATCACAACCGGCGAAGAACTCCCGGCGGCGCTTCCGGCGCTCCGCGAGGCGCTTCACGACGGTGCTGCCGGCATCGACGCGGCCTTCACGATTGTCGGTGCGCTGCAACCGCGCGGTCGCATACTCGAGCCGGCGCTTGTTGCCATTGCCGATCAGGCGCTTTCCGCAACCGTGCGTGGTGATGAATTTGATCCGGCGACGGGCGAGACGAAGACTAACGCCACCATGCCGGCGACAGCCGATGTGATTCGTATTCATGCCACCGCATGGGCGAGTGCGATCGATCCCGATGGTGCCGAACCCATTGAGCAGGCGGCACTACGCAAGCGCGGCGTGACTCTCGGCACCGTGCGCGATGGGCTCGTGGAGCTTCACGGGCTCATCCTCCCCGAGGGCGCCGAGCAAATCCAGCGCTTTTTCGATGCCGTTGGCACCCCGCGCCACACCCGCGTCTCGTTCTCCGACTCCGAGCACAGGCCCGAACACTGCGCATGTGAAGACACGAAAAACTGCCGCTGCGCCGACGACAACGTTGTCGACCCACGCACCGCGGCTCAAAAAGGCCACGACGCACTCGTCATGGCCTTCACGATCGCCGCCGCCAGCGAAGACGCGCCCATGCTCGGTGGTGCCGCACCTACCCTCCTCGTCATGGCTGATGAAACGGCGCTCGCAACCGGCCACGGAACGGCCTTCCTCCCCGCCACCGGAGCCACGGTTCCGCTCGCTGCTGCGCATCATGCCGCATGCGCCGGAACCATCCAGCGCGTCACGCTCGAAGATGGCCGCGTCACCAACATTTCCAGTCCGCAGCGCATCTTTACGAGCAACCAGCGCCGAGCGATTTCCCTGAGGGACGGCGGATGCGTCATCCCGGGGTGCCAGGTTCCGGCTGCATGGTGCGAAATCCACCATGTTGACGAGCACGCCCGCGGCGGCGAAACCCACACCGACAATGGGGTGCTGCTGTGCTGGTTCCATCATCGATATCTCGAAATATCGGGGTGGACGATACGCATGCAGGAGGGCGTGCCCGAAGTGCGCGCGCCCGGGTGGATCGACCCAACCGGTCGCTGGCGCCGCAACACCACGTCGTCGCTACGACTGACACGTCGCGCGCATCGACTCAAGCAACCGCCCGGTACCACAGGGCGGCGCCGAACCAGCGCGGCACCACCCGAGATCTAG
- a CDS encoding GNAT family N-acetyltransferase, producing the protein MPISYAVNDYPARDDLVGLYESVEWIAYTKDPERLTRAVAASLTVATARDEAGALVGLARVVGDGLTIAYLQDVLVRPDHQRKGIARELCRLAFEPSADVRQKVLMTDDEPEQRAFYESIGFTEVRDLPFPIRVFARFE; encoded by the coding sequence ATGCCCATCTCCTACGCCGTCAACGACTATCCGGCCCGCGATGACCTCGTTGGACTGTACGAATCCGTCGAGTGGATTGCCTATACGAAAGACCCTGAGCGTTTAACTCGCGCGGTGGCAGCGTCGTTGACGGTGGCGACCGCACGCGATGAGGCCGGCGCGCTCGTCGGCCTCGCGCGAGTGGTCGGCGACGGCCTCACAATCGCGTACTTGCAGGACGTGCTTGTACGCCCCGACCACCAGCGAAAGGGAATCGCACGAGAACTCTGCCGCCTCGCATTCGAGCCCTCCGCCGACGTGCGTCAAAAAGTTCTCATGACCGATGACGAGCCAGAACAACGAGCCTTCTACGAATCCATCGGCTTCACCGAGGTGCGTGATCTCCCGTTCCCGATCCGCGTATTCGCGCGATTCGAATAG
- a CDS encoding cadmium resistance transporter — translation MLATIGSAIGLFAATNIDDIVVLTVLFLASSRGKPRPWQIVAGQYLGFITLVVISVIAALGLTIVPDEWVGFLGLIPLGIGIWTLVRGLRRNGDDDDDDAKITAVGLWGVAGITIANGADNISLYTPIFRTSAPGDVAIMIVVFLILVAVWCAAGRLIGTNKAVTEGLERIEHWLVPAVFIGLGLFILIESGVIVRLIEVLA, via the coding sequence ATGCTCGCGACCATCGGATCAGCGATCGGCCTGTTCGCTGCGACCAACATCGACGACATTGTCGTGCTCACCGTGCTGTTCCTCGCCTCCAGCCGAGGAAAGCCGCGACCGTGGCAGATCGTCGCTGGCCAGTACCTCGGGTTCATCACCCTCGTCGTGATCAGCGTGATCGCCGCGCTCGGCCTCACGATCGTCCCGGACGAATGGGTGGGCTTCCTCGGGCTGATCCCGCTCGGCATCGGCATCTGGACGCTCGTGCGCGGCTTGCGTCGAAACGGTGATGACGACGATGATGACGCCAAGATCACCGCGGTCGGACTCTGGGGCGTCGCCGGGATCACGATCGCCAACGGGGCCGACAACATCTCCCTCTACACGCCGATCTTCCGCACCAGCGCCCCCGGCGACGTCGCGATCATGATCGTCGTGTTCCTCATCCTCGTCGCCGTCTGGTGCGCTGCCGGACGACTGATCGGCACCAACAAGGCCGTCACCGAGGGGCTGGAACGCATCGAGCACTGGCTCGTACCGGCCGTGTTCATCGGTCTGGGCTTGTTCATTCTGATCGAATCTGGGGTCATTGTCCGTCTGATCGAGGTGCTCGCATGA
- a CDS encoding MerR family transcriptional regulator yields the protein MRIGEVTERTSLSLRTLRHWEDAGLVAPSARTEGNFRLYTEKDVERLLLIRRMKPLGYTLDEMRELLDVVDALAVTPASAPLRARLDDIREGARIRREKLTEQLAMADEFVGLLSHLSSGTPLP from the coding sequence ATGCGCATCGGTGAGGTCACCGAACGTACATCCCTGTCTCTCCGTACCCTCCGGCACTGGGAAGATGCCGGCCTCGTCGCGCCATCCGCGCGCACCGAAGGAAATTTCCGGCTCTACACGGAGAAGGATGTCGAACGACTGCTGCTCATTCGTAGGATGAAGCCTCTCGGGTACACCCTCGACGAGATGCGCGAGCTACTGGACGTCGTCGATGCCCTGGCCGTGACTCCGGCCAGCGCTCCTCTACGTGCCCGTCTCGACGACATCAGAGAGGGTGCACGGATTCGACGAGAGAAGCTCACCGAACAACTCGCAATGGCCGACGAGTTCGTGGGATTGCTCAGTCACCTGTCATCGGGAACGCCACTGCCTTAG
- a CDS encoding GNAT family N-acetyltransferase yields the protein MARVQIFAWSADRSQADSEYSRVLELHRDHRSTLGHLPYAAFEEARSRGRLIVGSVDGTVQGYVLYSTPRQQTLKLVHVCVGEAARGTGLAKGMVDAAITANPDRALITAHCRSDYEIDGFWHSLDMAPTGERPGRAAKGSVLTIWTRKIGQFDLLESALYESSRPIAVLDSNVVIDLYVSDQMDRPDREESKGLAADWLVDVVDLAVSPEVSFEVNHLEPASERQRVQRNLSGLVALRRQDGMRSLASDILRRMPTELTARDRSLRSDAKHLADAVLAGADYFVTRDETFLAATASWSREEYAIDVLRPVDLLRTFIPPSAPTEFRSGQLESVGLRWEEVTASSSGLEEVFVEVHKGEKGKQFRKRLHAVLARPASARIDLLVDERGRKRALLSAEVRGVVLSVAVIRVARGSLGGTIAFQLTRYLRALALERGATAVEVVDDVVDEVLRAALVADGFEGAPLAVKLGRHPRAAQTESLETPGAVADYERKNWPQIVLDKAVPVRVVPIQPRYARELLGFNDTLIQLRERPALGLAREFVYFAAPKMRHWDIPTRVLWYVTKDPRARETSAVRAVVAHSRVLDAEVLDVQDAAEKYRSLGVLHRGEIQGHAIDGKVLVLRFEDTQVLDQPVGKRSFDALLRKHGTTTSLLTTRTGAPGLFDDLIRTQPGWEAR from the coding sequence ATGGCGCGGGTTCAGATATTCGCCTGGAGCGCTGACCGCTCGCAGGCCGATTCTGAGTATTCTCGCGTGCTGGAACTGCACCGAGATCATCGCTCCACGCTGGGGCATCTGCCCTATGCGGCGTTCGAAGAGGCTCGGTCCCGGGGGCGGTTGATTGTGGGCAGCGTCGATGGCACGGTGCAGGGATATGTGCTGTACAGCACGCCTCGGCAGCAGACTCTGAAGCTCGTCCACGTCTGCGTCGGAGAGGCTGCTCGCGGTACCGGTCTTGCAAAGGGGATGGTCGATGCAGCGATCACGGCGAATCCAGATCGTGCACTAATCACGGCGCATTGCCGGTCAGACTACGAGATCGATGGGTTTTGGCATTCGCTTGACATGGCGCCGACGGGTGAGCGCCCGGGCAGGGCGGCGAAGGGCTCGGTGCTCACGATTTGGACGAGGAAGATCGGGCAGTTCGACCTGCTGGAGAGTGCGCTTTACGAGTCATCTCGACCGATCGCTGTCCTTGATTCGAACGTTGTGATCGATCTGTACGTCTCAGATCAGATGGATCGCCCGGATCGTGAAGAATCCAAGGGACTTGCGGCGGACTGGCTAGTTGACGTCGTTGACCTCGCCGTTTCGCCCGAGGTGTCGTTTGAGGTGAACCATCTTGAGCCTGCGTCCGAACGGCAACGCGTACAGCGCAACCTCAGCGGACTGGTTGCTTTGCGACGGCAAGACGGCATGCGGTCCCTCGCGTCGGACATCCTCCGAAGAATGCCGACCGAGCTCACGGCACGAGACCGCAGCCTTCGTAGCGACGCCAAGCATCTGGCGGATGCGGTCCTCGCCGGGGCTGACTACTTCGTGACGCGGGACGAGACCTTCCTCGCCGCGACCGCGAGCTGGTCACGCGAAGAATACGCGATCGATGTTCTCCGACCAGTTGATCTTCTTAGGACATTCATTCCGCCGTCCGCCCCAACGGAGTTCCGCTCAGGACAACTCGAGTCGGTCGGACTTCGCTGGGAAGAAGTGACGGCATCATCCTCTGGTCTCGAGGAGGTGTTCGTCGAAGTTCACAAAGGCGAGAAAGGCAAGCAGTTCCGGAAACGGCTTCATGCCGTTCTTGCGAGACCTGCTAGTGCGAGGATCGACCTGCTGGTTGACGAGCGAGGGCGGAAACGTGCCCTGCTCTCGGCCGAGGTCCGCGGTGTCGTGCTGTCGGTTGCGGTGATCCGCGTCGCGCGGGGATCACTCGGCGGCACCATCGCGTTTCAGCTCACACGATACCTTCGGGCGTTGGCATTGGAACGAGGCGCGACGGCCGTTGAGGTCGTCGACGACGTGGTCGATGAAGTGCTTCGAGCCGCCCTGGTCGCAGATGGTTTCGAGGGGGCGCCCCTCGCGGTGAAACTAGGTCGTCACCCTCGCGCGGCCCAGACTGAGTCGCTAGAGACCCCAGGCGCGGTCGCTGACTACGAGCGAAAGAACTGGCCCCAGATCGTGCTCGACAAAGCTGTTCCAGTGCGCGTCGTGCCTATTCAACCGCGGTATGCGCGCGAGCTCCTCGGGTTCAATGACACGCTGATCCAGCTGCGCGAACGCCCTGCGCTGGGGCTCGCCCGCGAGTTCGTCTACTTCGCTGCACCGAAGATGAGACACTGGGACATCCCGACTCGCGTGCTTTGGTACGTGACCAAAGATCCCAGGGCGCGAGAGACTAGCGCCGTCCGAGCTGTGGTGGCACACTCCCGCGTACTCGATGCTGAAGTACTGGACGTCCAGGACGCGGCTGAGAAGTATCGATCACTCGGCGTCCTGCACCGAGGCGAGATCCAAGGTCATGCGATTGACGGAAAGGTGCTTGTGCTGAGGTTCGAAGACACGCAGGTGCTTGACCAGCCCGTCGGCAAGCGCTCGTTCGACGCGCTGCTCCGCAAGCACGGAACCACGACGTCGCTACTCACAACACGTACCGGGGCTCCCGGTCTTTTCGACGACCTCATCCGCACGCAGCCAGGATGGGAAGCCAGATGA
- a CDS encoding cation-translocating P-type ATPase: MSAACGCEHEPATAANEEIEEAERPWWRDRGVMVPVFSGVAFLVGLILEWSSLEIPALVLFWVGLLLGASTFTPGAIRKLFKGKLGIGLLMTISAVGAVILGYVEEAAALAFLYSIAEALEDKAMDRARGGLRALLKLVPETATVLQGGTTVQVQARELTVGQIMVVRPGERIATDGVVRSGRSSLDTSAITGESIPVEVEPGDAVSAGAINSAGALEVETTAAGTDNSLTTIVELVEKAQTEKGERARLADRIARPLVPGVLILAALVAIIGSLLGDPEVWITRALVVLVAASPCALAISVPLTVVAAIGAASKFGVIIKSGAVFERFGTVRHVALDKTGTLTRNEPMVTAVLTADGVSEAQALAWAAALEQHSTHPLAAAITAAAPGVTAAADVTERAGHGIDGTVDDSRITVGSPRWLDAGALGDRVAGLEEQGMTVVIVHRDGTPIAAIGVRDELRPEVPEVVGTLTGQGIGVTMLTGDNARTARALAAQAGISDVRAELRPEDKAAAIAELSKVGPVAMIGDGINDAPALAGADIGIAMGATGSDAAIESADVAFTGHDLRLIPRAFDHARRGRRIINQNIILSLLIITALVPLALFGVLGLAAVVLVHEVAEVIVILNGLRAARTPRVKS, from the coding sequence GTGAGCGCGGCGTGTGGTTGCGAGCACGAGCCTGCCACCGCGGCGAACGAGGAAATCGAAGAGGCGGAGCGTCCCTGGTGGAGGGACCGCGGGGTCATGGTGCCGGTGTTCTCCGGCGTTGCGTTCCTCGTCGGTCTGATCCTCGAGTGGTCCAGCCTCGAGATCCCGGCGCTGGTGCTGTTCTGGGTCGGTCTGCTGCTCGGCGCCTCGACGTTCACGCCCGGCGCGATCCGGAAGCTGTTCAAGGGCAAGCTCGGCATCGGTCTACTGATGACGATCAGCGCCGTCGGTGCAGTCATCCTCGGCTACGTGGAGGAGGCCGCAGCTCTCGCGTTCTTGTACTCGATCGCGGAGGCGCTCGAGGACAAGGCGATGGACCGCGCCCGCGGCGGGCTCCGCGCACTGCTCAAGCTCGTGCCGGAGACGGCAACCGTGCTGCAGGGCGGCACCACCGTGCAGGTGCAGGCAAGAGAGCTGACGGTCGGCCAAATCATGGTGGTCCGCCCGGGCGAGCGGATCGCCACCGATGGTGTCGTGCGTTCTGGTCGCTCCAGCCTGGACACCTCGGCGATCACCGGGGAATCGATCCCGGTCGAGGTGGAGCCCGGCGATGCAGTGTCGGCCGGTGCGATCAACAGCGCCGGCGCGCTAGAGGTCGAGACGACGGCTGCGGGCACCGACAACTCGCTCACGACGATCGTGGAGCTGGTAGAGAAAGCACAGACTGAGAAGGGCGAGCGTGCTCGTCTCGCGGACAGGATCGCCCGCCCGCTCGTTCCCGGTGTTCTGATCCTCGCGGCACTCGTCGCGATCATCGGGTCGCTGCTGGGCGATCCGGAGGTATGGATCACTCGCGCGCTCGTCGTGCTAGTCGCAGCTTCTCCGTGTGCACTCGCGATCTCGGTACCACTCACGGTCGTCGCGGCGATCGGCGCCGCGAGCAAGTTCGGCGTGATCATCAAGTCCGGTGCCGTCTTCGAGCGCTTTGGCACCGTCCGGCACGTTGCCCTCGACAAGACCGGCACCCTCACCCGCAACGAGCCCATGGTTACCGCTGTCCTCACCGCAGATGGCGTGTCGGAGGCTCAGGCTCTGGCGTGGGCGGCCGCACTGGAGCAGCACAGCACGCATCCTCTCGCGGCCGCGATCACGGCGGCCGCTCCGGGTGTCACAGCCGCTGCGGACGTAACCGAGCGGGCGGGTCACGGCATTGACGGCACGGTCGACGACTCGAGAATCACTGTGGGAAGCCCCCGCTGGCTGGACGCCGGCGCGCTCGGGGATCGGGTCGCGGGGCTAGAGGAGCAGGGCATGACCGTCGTGATCGTGCATCGTGACGGGACGCCGATCGCCGCGATCGGTGTCCGTGACGAACTGCGCCCAGAAGTCCCCGAGGTGGTCGGAACTCTCACCGGTCAGGGCATCGGCGTGACGATGCTCACCGGCGACAACGCCCGGACTGCCCGTGCGCTCGCTGCGCAGGCCGGGATCAGTGACGTGCGCGCGGAGTTGCGCCCGGAGGACAAGGCGGCCGCGATCGCGGAGCTATCGAAGGTAGGGCCGGTCGCGATGATCGGTGACGGCATCAACGATGCCCCGGCCCTCGCCGGCGCAGACATCGGCATCGCGATGGGAGCGACCGGCTCCGACGCAGCGATCGAATCCGCCGACGTGGCCTTCACCGGCCATGATCTGCGTCTCATCCCGCGCGCGTTCGACCACGCCCGGCGCGGTCGACGGATCATCAACCAGAACATCATCCTGTCGCTGCTGATCATCACCGCACTGGTCCCGCTCGCGCTCTTCGGCGTGCTGGGGCTCGCGGCGGTCGTCCTGGTCCACGAGGTCGCCGAGGTCATCGTTATTCTCAACGGCCTGCGCGCCGCCCGCACTCCGCGAGTGAAGAGCTGA
- a CDS encoding helix-turn-helix transcriptional regulator, producing MLTIASRIDVMNRLGRAMADPTRSRILMTLLEGPSYPAVLSRDLVLTRSNVSNHLTCLRDCGIVVAEPEGRQTRYEIADPHLAAALVALVDVTLAVDEHAPCVDSACTVAGCCGAGADA from the coding sequence GTGCTGACTATTGCTTCCCGTATCGATGTAATGAACCGGCTTGGCCGGGCGATGGCCGATCCGACGCGTTCACGGATCCTGATGACCCTGCTCGAAGGGCCAAGCTATCCGGCCGTCCTTTCGCGCGATCTGGTACTCACTCGGTCGAACGTGTCGAATCACCTGACATGTTTGCGCGATTGTGGGATCGTCGTCGCTGAGCCCGAGGGCCGCCAGACTCGTTACGAGATCGCCGACCCGCATCTCGCCGCTGCGCTCGTCGCGCTCGTAGACGTGACGCTGGCTGTGGATGAGCACGCGCCGTGCGTGGACTCGGCCTGCACGGTGGCTGGCTGCTGTGGCGCGGGAGCGGACGCGTGA